The nucleotide sequence GGCCCGCGACCGACGTCAGGCCCATGCTGATCAGCACCAGGATGATCGCCGCCTGCCACGGCAGCACCGCCACATTCTCGACGCCGAAGTTCGCCGCGACGATCGCGTTGGCCGGGATCGTCATGAGCGCGGTGATGGCCACGCCGAGCGCGCCGGCGACGAAGCCGACGATGAGGGTCTCGGCGTTGAACACCGTGCGGATGTCGCGCTTGCGGGCGCCGACGGAGCGCAGGATGCCGATCTCCTTCTTCCGCTCGAGCACCGAGATGTAGGTGATGACGCCGATCATGATCGACGAGACGACCAGCGAGATGGCGACGAAGGCGATCAGCACGTAGCTGATGGTGTTGATGATGTCAGTGACCGACGTCATCAGCGCACCCACGATGTCGGTGTAGGTGACCACCCTGTCGTCGTCGCCCGCATCGCGGGCGTCGTCGTTGTAGGTGTCGAGGATGTTGATGACCTCGGCCTTCGACTCGAAGTCGATCGGGTAGATGTCGATGTTCGACGGGTTGTCGAGGTCGGCGTACCCGAGAGTGCGCAGGTTCCCCTCCAGCGACGCTGCCTCGGTGTTGGCCATCGACATCAGCAGGCGGGTCAGCTCGTCGGTGCTGCGGTTGAGCTGGAAGGCGTCGAGGAACGCGTCCTCGTTGATGCCCATGGCACTCGACATGTTGTCGGCCAGCGACGCCATCGAGGACTCGAGCGCCGAGCCGATCTGCGACGAGAGTGCCGCGCCGAGCTGAGAGGAGAGGTCGGCGGAATAGGCCGCCACGACCTGGTCGACGTAGTCGCCGAGGATCGGCTGCAGCTGCGCGCTGAGCGCGTCGGTGTCCACATAGGTCCCGGCCTCTGCAAGCAGCGCCGCCCCCTCGTCCGTGGCGAGGAACGCCGGGAGGTTGGTCCCGATGTCCGCCGGGTCCAGGTTGTTGGCCTGGGCGTACGCGAGGTAGCCCTGGACGAGGCGTCCGGCGAGCGAGTCGTCGGCCGCCTGGGCGGCGTCGTCGGCATCGGGCGTGTCGGGGGTCAGCGACGCCAGCAGCGCCTGGCCCTCCGGGGAGGCGAGGAAGGCCGGCATCGTGGTGGCCACGTCGCTCGGGTCCGCCCCGGTGGTCACGGCAAAGGCGAGGTAGGCCTCGAGGAGCTGCTGGGCCGCCTCGGCGTCGAGGGCCTCTCCCCCGGCTGCCAGGGCCGCCTGGCCCTCCGCGGAGGCGAGGAAGGCCGTCAGCGTCGCCGGGTCGGTCGGGTCGAGGCCGGCTGCGGTCGCCCATTGCGTGTAGGCCTCGACGAAGGCTGTCACCGCGGCGGTGAGCACCTCGGTGTCGACCTGCGGCGCGGACGGCGTGGCTTCGCCGTCGTCCTCGGCCTCTGGGAGCTTGATCACGCTGCTGAGGTCAAGCTGCGAGAGAATGTCGGCCACGTCGAGGGCCGGCAGCTTGGACGCGTCGAGTTGCACATCGTCCAGGCCCAGGTCGAGGTTGGACAGCTCCGACTCCAGGGCCGACGTGTCGAGCTGCAGCTTCGACTGGTCGAACGTGAAGGCGCCGGCCAGCGCGTCCTCGTCGATGGTGAACAGGGAACTGAGGTCGGCCTCCTCTCCGTCGTCCTCGGCGCCGAACTCCTTGCCGGTGAACACGTCGACGTCCGGGTCGGCGAGCTGGCTCTGCACGATGGCGGAGTCGGTCGCGTCGGCGATCATGTGCTCGGTCAGGTCGCGGGTGTAGTAGATGCCCGGCTGCAGGGTCGACGAGTCGCCGCTCGGCTGGACGACCCCGACGACCCGCAGTTCGTCGCCGTCGTCGACGAGATCTGTGACGTAGTCGGTGTCGTCGGAGCGGTCGGTCCACACGTCGAACTCGTCGTCGTAGGAGTAGAGGTCCGCGGAGTCGACGGCCTTGAAGGTCACCCCCATCAGTTCCTGGTAGCTGTAGGTGCCGGGGTCGTCGGGGACGGTCACGTCCCCCTCGATCGCGACCTGCTTGACCATGTCGTCGAGCTCCTGCGGGTCGCGCAGCCCCATCGCGTACAGGGTGAGGTCGCTCACCCCCCCGCTGCCCGTCAGCACCAGGGCGACCTCGTCGTAGGCGGTCGGCCAGCGGCCGGCCACCACCTCGGCGTTGTTCTCGACCAGCGACAGGTCGTCTACCAGCTCGGAGAAGACGCTGGTGCTCGACGAGCTGGACAGCAGGCTGCTGGCGGATGTGCTCGACCCGAAGCCCAGCGACGAGAAGGTGGTGTCCGGGTTGACCTGGCGGACACCGTCGGACGTGTCCGAGGCGTAGATCAGCGGCGAGACGTCGTAGGAGTACTGGATGGAGTTGACGTAGTCGTCGATGCCTCCGCCGTTCGCGTCGAGGAAGCTCTTCAGCGAGCGGAGGTCGTTCGTGCCGACGCTGCCGAACATCGACGCCATGAGCTGCACCTCGTGCACGTCGCCGTCATCCGTGTCACCGGAGCCGGAGGCCTCCTGCGCGATGCCGCTGGAGGCGGTCAGCAGGCTGGTCAGGTCCACGCCCTGCCGCTGGATCGACAGCGGATAGAGCGAGAGCGTGTCCTCCTCGACCCCCTTGATGTAGGCGTTGACGCCGTTGGCCAGGGCGAGGATCGAGGCGATGCCGATGATGCCGATGCTGCCCGCGAAGGACGTCATCAGCGTGCGGCCCTTCTTCGTCATGAGGTTGTTGAAGGACAGCGCGATGGCGGTGGGGAAGCTCATCGCGGTGCGGCGGGCCTTCCTGCCCTCCCGCTCGACGGCCTGCGGCACGAAGGGGTCGGTGTCGGACGCGATCACGCCGTCCTTCAGCGACACGATGCGGGTGGCGTACTCCTCGGCGAGCTCGGGGTTGTGGGTCACCATGACGACCAGCCGGTCTCTGGCGATGCTCGTGAGCAGGCCCATGATCTGCACGCTGGTGGTCGAGTCGAGCGCGCCGGTGGGCTCGTCGGCCAGCAGGATCTCGGGGTCGTTGACCAGCGCGCGGGCGATGGCGACGCGCTGCATCTGCCCGCCGGAGAGCTGGCTGGGACGCTTGTGGATGTGGTCGCCGAGGCCCACGTCCTGCAGCGCGGCGGTGGCGCGACGTCGTCGCTCGGCCCGGGAGACGCCCGCCAGGGTCAGCGCGAGTTCGACGTTGGCCAGCACACTCTGGTGCGGGATCAGGTTGTAGCTCTGGAAGACGAATCCGATGCGGTTGTTGCGGTAGGCGTCCCAGTCCCGGTCGCGGTAGCTGGACGTCTCGATGCCGTCGATGATCAGGTTGCCCGAATCGTAGTGATCCAGCCCTCCCACGATGTTCAGCATGGTCGTCTTGCCCGAGCCGGACGGGCCGAGCACCGCCACGAACTCGGAGTCGCGGAAGGCGATGGAGACGTCGTTCAGCGCGACCTGGGTGAAGTCACCTGTCGTGTAGGTCTTGCGGACGTCCCTGAGCTCGAGCATGCGGGTCTTTCCTGGAGGGCCAATCGGGCGTACACAGCTTACGTGGAGATAGAAAACACTCCTGTATCGGGGCGTTGCAGCACCCCTGGCATGCTTGAGGCATGGAGTTCATCACGCGTCTGGTCGTCACGGCCGCTGCCACCGCCGTCGCCGTCTGGCTGGTGCCGGGCGTCGAGCTTACCGCCGTCGACACCGCCGACAAGGTCATCACGCTGCTGGTCGTGGCCCTGATCTTCGGCCTGGTCAACGCGTTCATCAGGCCGGTCGTGACCTTCTTCAGCGGCTGCCTCGTGCTCATCACGTTCGGCCTGTTCCTGCTGGTCATCAACGCCCTGATGCTTGAGCTCACAAGCTGGGCTGCGGGCACCCTCGGCCTCGGCTTCCACGTGGAGGGATTCTGGCCCGCCTTCTGGGGCTCGGTGATCATCTCGATCGTGGGCGCTGCCCTCGGCGCGCTCCTCGACCCCGACCGTGCCTGACCGGCGACGCGCCCCTTCAGCCGTCCTTTCGGACGGCTGAAGGTCAAGATCCTGCCTGTCGGCGAATCCAGGGGCCGTGGCCCCCTGCGCTGTCTCCGCGTTCCCCCCAACTGACCGGTTGCCCTTCGGCCTCCGTCATACGCGGTTGTTGCCGAAAGCGTACGACGTGCCTTATGCCACTGTCCATGGTTTTTCGTCAAATGCGAGGCGGCCCGTCCCACAAGGGGACGGGCCGCCTGGCTGAATCGCCTTACTTGGCGCGCTCAACGATCTCCACGAGACGCCAGCGCTTCTGCGCGGACAGCGGGCGGGTCTCCATGACCCGCACGCGGTCGCCGATGCCGGCGTCGTTGTTCTCGTCGTGCGCCTTGACGCGCGAGGACTTGGTCATGACCTTGCCGTAGAGCGGGTGCTTGACGCGCTCCTCGACCATCACGACGATCGTCTTGTCCATCTTGTCGGAGACGACAACGCCCTGGAGGACCTTGCGGCTGTTGCGCTCTGCGGTGGGGGTGGTTTCACTCATGTTCACTTCTCCTCGGCCTCGGGCTCGTCTTCGATGCCGAGGTTGCGCTCCTGCAGCACCGTGTAGATGCGGGCGATGTCCTTGCGGACGGAACGCAGCCGGGCGCTCGACTCCAGCTGCCCGGTCGCCGCCTGGAAGCGGAGCCCGAACAGCTCCTCCTTCAGCTCGACCACCTTGGCGTTGAGCTGCTCGCGCGAGAGACCACGCAGGTCGTTTGCGGTAAGAGCCTTACTCATCAGATGTCACCTGCTTCGCGCTTGATGAAGCGTGCCTTGAACGGCAGCTTGTGGATGGCCAGACGCATGGCCTCACGGGCCACCTCCTCCGGAACACCGGAGAGCTCGAACAGCACGCGGCCGGGCTTGATGTTGGCGACCCACCATTCGGGCGAGCCCTTGCCGGAACCCATGCGGGTCTCGGCGGGCTTCTTGGTCAGCGGGCGGTCGGGGTAGACGTTGATCCACACCTTGCCGCCACGCTTGATGTGACGGGTCATGGCGATACGAGCTGCCTCGATCTGACGGTTGGTCAGGTAGGAGGACTCGAGCGCCTGGATGCCGTAGTCACCGAAGGCGAGCTTGGTGCCGCCCTTGGCCGCACCGTCACGCTTCGGGTGGTGCTGCTTACGGAACTTCACTCGACGAGGAATCAGCATGTTCAGGCTCCTGCGTTCTCAGTAGCGGGCGCAGCCGGGGCCTCAGCCTGAGCTGCGTCGGCGCGACGGCGACCACCGCGCTCGGGACGGTCCCCACGGCCCTCGCCGCGGCCGGGGCGACGGCCCGGACGCTGACGGCCACCGGGGGCGGAGTTGCGGGCCTCACGCTGGGCCTGACGCTCGGCCTTGGTGCCGGCGACGTCGCCCTTGTAGATCCAGACCTTGACGCCGATGCGACCGAAGGTCGTACGGGCCTCGAAGAAGCCGTAGTCGATGTCCGCGCGCAGGGTGTGCAGCGGCACCTGGCCGTCGCGGTAACCCTCGGAGCGGGACATCTCGGCGCCGCCGAGACGGCCGGAGCACTTGATGCGGATGCCCTTGGCGCCGGCGCGCATGGCCGTCTGCTGGGCCTTGCGCATGGCGCGACGGAAGGCGACGCGGGCGCCGAGCTGCTCGGCGATGCCCTGGGCGACCAGCTGAGCGTCGGTCTCGGGGTTCTTGACCTCGAGGATGTTCAGCTGGACCTGCTTGCCGGTGAGCTTCTCCAGCTCGCCACGCACGCGCTCCGCCTCGGCGCCGTTACGGCCGATGACGATGCCCGGGCGAGCGGCGCGCAGGAAGATGGTGACGCGCTCGGAGCGACGCTCGATCTCGATGGACGAGATGCCGGCGCGCTCGAGGTTCTTGGTCAGGTACTCACGGATCTTGACGTCCTCGCCGACCAGCTGCGCGTACTGCTTGTCGCTGAACCAGCGCGTCTTGTGATCGGTGGTGATGCCGAGACGGAAGCCGTTCGGGTTGATCTTCTGGCCCATTGTCAGGCTCCCTTCGTCTCGCGGGGCTCCACGACCACGGTGATGTGCGACCCACGCTTCAGGATGCGGGAGGCCGAACCCTTGGCGCGCGGGCGGATGCGACGGAGGGTGACACCCTCGTCGACAAACGCCTTGGAGATGTAGAGGTCGTCGGCGCGCAGAGCCTCAGCGGACTCTGCGTTGGCCACGGCGGAAGCCACGACCTTGTAGACCGGCTCGGAGGCGGCCTGGGGCGCGAACTTCAGCGCGGTCAGGGCGTCGTTGACGTCCATCCCGCGGACCAGGTCGACGACGCGGCGGACCTTGGTGGAGCTCATCCGGACGTGGCGCGCAATGGCGTACGAGCCAGGACGATCCCCGAGCAGGGTTTCCCGTCGACGGCTGTTGCCGTTTTCGTTGCTCATAGTTGAATCAGTTCCTTATCTCGCGCCTCAGCGGCGACGGGCCTTCTTGTCGTCCTTCACGTGCCCCTTGAAGGTGCGCGTGGGGGCGAACTCGCCCAGCTTGTGGCCAATCATCGACTCGGTGACGAACACCGGGACGTGCTTGCGGCCGTCGTGCACGGCGATCGTGTGCCCGAGCATGTCGGGGATGATCATCGAGCGTCGCGACCAGGTCTTGATGACGTTCTTGGTGCCCTTTTCGTTCTGAGCGTCCACCTTCTTGATCAGGTGGTCGTCAACGAAGGGGCCCTTCTTCAGGCTGCGTGGCATTTCTTTCAGGCTCCCTTATCAGCGCTTCTTGCCGGTCTTGCGACGACGGACGATCAGGCGGTTGCTCGCCTTGTTCTTGTCGCGGGTGCGGCCCTCGGGCTTGCCCCACGGAGACACCGGGTGACGACCACCGGAGGTGCGACCCTCGCCACCACCGTGCGGGTGGTCGACGGGGTTCATCACGACGCCACGGACGGTCGGGCGGATGCCCTTCCAGCGGTTACGTCCGGCCTTGCCCCAGTTGATGTTCGACTGCTCGGCGTTGCCGACCGTGCCGATCGTGGCGCGGCAGCGCACGTCGACCATGCGCATCTCGCCCGAGGGCATGCGCAGGGTGGCGTACTTGCCCTCGCGGGCGACGAGCTGGATCGCGGCGCCGGCGGAGCGGCCGAGCTTGGCGCCACCGCCGGGGCGGAGCTCCACGGCGTGCACCGTGGTGCCGACCGGGATGTTGCGCAGCTCGAGGTTGTTGCCCGGCTTGATGTCCGAGCCCTCACCTGCGGAGACCACGGTGCCCTGCGTCAGGCCGTTCGGCGCGATGATGTAGCGCTTCTCGCCGTCGGCGTAGTGCAGCAGGGCGATGCGGGCGGTGCGGTTGGGGTCGTACTCGATGTGAGCGACCTTGGCCGGGACGCCGTCCTTGTCGTACCGCTTGAAGTCGATGATGCGGTACGCCTGCTTGTGGCCACCGCCGATGTGG is from Tessaracoccus palaemonis and encodes:
- a CDS encoding ABC transporter ATP-binding protein/permease, whose translation is MLELRDVRKTYTTGDFTQVALNDVSIAFRDSEFVAVLGPSGSGKTTMLNIVGGLDHYDSGNLIIDGIETSSYRDRDWDAYRNNRIGFVFQSYNLIPHQSVLANVELALTLAGVSRAERRRRATAALQDVGLGDHIHKRPSQLSGGQMQRVAIARALVNDPEILLADEPTGALDSTTSVQIMGLLTSIARDRLVVMVTHNPELAEEYATRIVSLKDGVIASDTDPFVPQAVEREGRKARRTAMSFPTAIALSFNNLMTKKGRTLMTSFAGSIGIIGIASILALANGVNAYIKGVEEDTLSLYPLSIQRQGVDLTSLLTASSGIAQEASGSGDTDDGDVHEVQLMASMFGSVGTNDLRSLKSFLDANGGGIDDYVNSIQYSYDVSPLIYASDTSDGVRQVNPDTTFSSLGFGSSTSASSLLSSSSSTSVFSELVDDLSLVENNAEVVAGRWPTAYDEVALVLTGSGGVSDLTLYAMGLRDPQELDDMVKQVAIEGDVTVPDDPGTYSYQELMGVTFKAVDSADLYSYDDEFDVWTDRSDDTDYVTDLVDDGDELRVVGVVQPSGDSSTLQPGIYYTRDLTEHMIADATDSAIVQSQLADPDVDVFTGKEFGAEDDGEEADLSSLFTIDEDALAGAFTFDQSKLQLDTSALESELSNLDLGLDDVQLDASKLPALDVADILSQLDLSSVIKLPEAEDDGEATPSAPQVDTEVLTAAVTAFVEAYTQWATAAGLDPTDPATLTAFLASAEGQAALAAGGEALDAEAAQQLLEAYLAFAVTTGADPSDVATTMPAFLASPEGQALLASLTPDTPDADDAAQAADDSLAGRLVQGYLAYAQANNLDPADIGTNLPAFLATDEGAALLAEAGTYVDTDALSAQLQPILGDYVDQVVAAYSADLSSQLGAALSSQIGSALESSMASLADNMSSAMGINEDAFLDAFQLNRSTDELTRLLMSMANTEAASLEGNLRTLGYADLDNPSNIDIYPIDFESKAEVINILDTYNDDARDAGDDDRVVTYTDIVGALMTSVTDIINTISYVLIAFVAISLVVSSIMIGVITYISVLERKKEIGILRSVGARKRDIRTVFNAETLIVGFVAGALGVAITALMTIPANAIVAANFGVENVAVLPWQAAIILVLISMGLTSVAGLMPASTASRKDPVEALRSE
- a CDS encoding phage holin family protein, which translates into the protein MEFITRLVVTAAATAVAVWLVPGVELTAVDTADKVITLLVVALIFGLVNAFIRPVVTFFSGCLVLITFGLFLLVINALMLELTSWAAGTLGLGFHVEGFWPAFWGSVIISIVGAALGALLDPDRA
- the rpsQ gene encoding 30S ribosomal protein S17 — encoded protein: MSETTPTAERNSRKVLQGVVVSDKMDKTIVVMVEERVKHPLYGKVMTKSSRVKAHDENNDAGIGDRVRVMETRPLSAQKRWRLVEIVERAK
- the rpmC gene encoding 50S ribosomal protein L29 — translated: MSKALTANDLRGLSREQLNAKVVELKEELFGLRFQAATGQLESSARLRSVRKDIARIYTVLQERNLGIEDEPEAEEK
- the rplP gene encoding 50S ribosomal protein L16; this translates as MLIPRRVKFRKQHHPKRDGAAKGGTKLAFGDYGIQALESSYLTNRQIEAARIAMTRHIKRGGKVWINVYPDRPLTKKPAETRMGSGKGSPEWWVANIKPGRVLFELSGVPEEVAREAMRLAIHKLPFKARFIKREAGDI
- the rpsC gene encoding 30S ribosomal protein S3 produces the protein MGQKINPNGFRLGITTDHKTRWFSDKQYAQLVGEDVKIREYLTKNLERAGISSIEIERRSERVTIFLRAARPGIVIGRNGAEAERVRGELEKLTGKQVQLNILEVKNPETDAQLVAQGIAEQLGARVAFRRAMRKAQQTAMRAGAKGIRIKCSGRLGGAEMSRSEGYRDGQVPLHTLRADIDYGFFEARTTFGRIGVKVWIYKGDVAGTKAERQAQREARNSAPGGRQRPGRRPGRGEGRGDRPERGGRRRADAAQAEAPAAPATENAGA
- the rplV gene encoding 50S ribosomal protein L22, which codes for MSNENGNSRRRETLLGDRPGSYAIARHVRMSSTKVRRVVDLVRGMDVNDALTALKFAPQAASEPVYKVVASAVANAESAEALRADDLYISKAFVDEGVTLRRIRPRAKGSASRILKRGSHITVVVEPRETKGA
- the rpsS gene encoding 30S ribosomal protein S19 — protein: MPRSLKKGPFVDDHLIKKVDAQNEKGTKNVIKTWSRRSMIIPDMLGHTIAVHDGRKHVPVFVTESMIGHKLGEFAPTRTFKGHVKDDKKARRR
- the rplB gene encoding 50S ribosomal protein L2, translated to MGIRKYKPTTPGRRGSSVSDFVELTRSTPEKSLLAPKTKTGGRNNTGRITTRHIGGGHKQAYRIIDFKRYDKDGVPAKVAHIEYDPNRTARIALLHYADGEKRYIIAPNGLTQGTVVSAGEGSDIKPGNNLELRNIPVGTTVHAVELRPGGGAKLGRSAGAAIQLVAREGKYATLRMPSGEMRMVDVRCRATIGTVGNAEQSNINWGKAGRNRWKGIRPTVRGVVMNPVDHPHGGGEGRTSGGRHPVSPWGKPEGRTRDKNKASNRLIVRRRKTGKKR